The Rhodospirillales bacterium genome has a segment encoding these proteins:
- the selD gene encoding selenide, water dikinase SelD: MVRSDLRTCGVPQERHDRPDLADRRVRIESVRSSAASPIVKDLVLVGGGHAHVAVLKSFGMEPMPGVRVTLITRDIHTPYSGMLPGFVAGHYGFDDMHVDLGPLARFAGAALIHDEAVGLDLANRRVICRDRPPLAYDVLSLDVGAAPDLSALPGAETHAVPIKPIGSFLARFEKLRARVRERRLPTRIGVVGAGAAGVEIVLALRHRLRAELAGLGRDPDILEFHLIGTFPEPLPAFPAVARAQARRLLEARGVHLHFGQAASLIEPGCVRLADGQAIDLDEILLATPAAAAPWPKASGLAVDDNGFVQVDETLRSLSHPEIFATGDIADMIRSPRPKAGVFAVRQGPALAENLRRALAARPLRPFRPQRRYLAILSAGDKYALAARGGFTLEGAWVWRWKDWIDRRWMRRYSELPAMPTADPDVAAGIADETALKEISAFAMRCGGCGAKVGSDLLTRALQGLDPGRREEVLVGLDSPDDAAVVQVPAGKALVQTVDFFRSFIADPYVFAQIAANHALGDIHAMGAEPQTVLTIAVIPFGLEAKVESQLGQLMAGATKVVREAGAALVGGHTAEGSELAIGFAVNGLVDPARVLRKDGLKPSDALVLTKALGTGTLFAADMRARAKGRWVEGALASMLQSSGEAAKILIAHGAHACTDVTGFGLLGHLVEMTRASNVDAEIAIGRLPVLDGAVECLNAGIFSSLQPANVRLRRAIRDQATAATHPLYPLLFDPQTAGGLLAAVPEENVSACLAALKAAGYVRSERIGRISARSDRPGPIGIVL, translated from the coding sequence ATGGTACGATCGGATTTGCGAACGTGCGGCGTTCCGCAAGAACGTCATGATCGGCCTGACCTAGCCGATCGAAGGGTCAGGATCGAGTCCGTGCGTTCGTCTGCGGCGTCGCCCATTGTCAAGGATTTGGTGCTGGTTGGCGGCGGCCACGCCCACGTCGCCGTGCTCAAGAGCTTCGGCATGGAACCGATGCCGGGCGTGCGCGTCACCCTGATCACGCGGGATATACATACGCCTTATTCCGGCATGCTCCCGGGATTCGTCGCCGGCCATTATGGCTTCGACGACATGCATGTCGATTTAGGCCCGCTTGCCCGGTTCGCCGGCGCGGCCTTGATTCACGACGAGGCGGTCGGCCTCGACCTCGCCAACCGCCGGGTGATCTGCCGCGACCGGCCGCCGCTCGCCTACGACGTGCTTTCGCTCGATGTCGGCGCCGCACCCGATCTGTCGGCGCTTCCCGGGGCGGAAACACATGCCGTGCCGATCAAGCCGATCGGAAGTTTCCTCGCCCGCTTCGAAAAACTGCGCGCGCGCGTGCGCGAACGACGGCTTCCGACCCGTATCGGGGTCGTCGGCGCGGGCGCGGCCGGAGTCGAGATCGTGCTCGCACTGCGCCACCGCCTGCGCGCCGAACTGGCTGGGCTCGGGCGCGATCCCGACATTCTCGAATTCCACCTGATCGGGACGTTTCCGGAACCGCTTCCCGCCTTTCCCGCCGTCGCGCGGGCGCAGGCACGGCGCCTGCTCGAAGCCCGCGGCGTACACCTGCACTTCGGCCAAGCGGCGTCCTTGATCGAACCGGGATGTGTGCGCCTCGCCGACGGACAGGCGATCGATTTGGACGAAATTCTTCTCGCCACCCCCGCCGCGGCCGCGCCATGGCCCAAGGCGTCCGGTCTTGCGGTCGATGACAACGGCTTTGTTCAGGTCGACGAGACGCTCCGCTCGCTTTCGCATCCCGAGATATTCGCCACCGGCGACATCGCCGACATGATCCGGAGCCCACGGCCCAAGGCCGGGGTCTTCGCCGTGCGCCAGGGCCCGGCGCTGGCGGAAAATTTGCGCCGGGCGCTGGCCGCGCGCCCGCTCAGGCCGTTCCGGCCCCAGCGCCGATATCTCGCGATTCTGAGCGCCGGCGACAAATATGCGCTCGCCGCGCGCGGCGGATTTACGCTCGAAGGTGCCTGGGTCTGGCGTTGGAAAGATTGGATCGACCGGCGCTGGATGCGCCGCTATAGCGAACTACCCGCCATGCCGACGGCCGACCCCGACGTCGCGGCAGGGATCGCGGACGAGACCGCGCTCAAGGAAATCTCGGCCTTCGCCATGCGTTGCGGCGGCTGCGGCGCCAAAGTCGGCAGCGATCTATTGACCCGCGCCCTGCAGGGGCTCGATCCGGGACGGCGCGAGGAAGTCCTGGTTGGGCTCGATTCCCCAGACGACGCCGCCGTGGTCCAAGTTCCCGCCGGCAAGGCGCTGGTCCAGACGGTGGATTTTTTCCGTTCCTTCATTGCCGATCCCTACGTGTTCGCGCAAATCGCCGCTAACCACGCGCTCGGCGACATCCATGCCATGGGCGCCGAGCCGCAAACGGTGCTGACCATAGCCGTGATCCCGTTCGGCTTGGAAGCCAAGGTCGAATCCCAACTCGGCCAGCTCATGGCCGGCGCGACCAAGGTGGTGCGCGAAGCGGGCGCGGCATTGGTCGGCGGCCATACCGCGGAAGGATCGGAACTGGCGATCGGTTTCGCGGTCAACGGGCTTGTCGATCCCGCGCGCGTGTTGCGCAAGGACGGGCTTAAACCTAGCGATGCGCTCGTTCTTACCAAGGCGCTCGGAACCGGCACCCTGTTTGCCGCCGACATGCGCGCCCGCGCCAAGGGCCGCTGGGTCGAGGGCGCGCTTGCCTCCATGCTCCAGTCGAGCGGCGAAGCGGCCAAGATTCTGATCGCTCACGGCGCGCACGCGTGCACCGACGTGACCGGGTTTGGCTTGCTCGGCCATCTGGTCGAGATGACCAGGGCATCAAACGTGGACGCGGAGATCGCAATCGGGCGGCTCCCCGTGCTCGACGGCGCGGTGGAGTGTCTGAACGCTGGTATCTTTTCTTCACTCCAACCCGCCAACGTCCGCCTGCGCCGCGCGATCCGCGATCAGGCGACGGCGGCGACGCATCCGCTCTACCCACTGCTGTTCGATCCGCAGACGGCGGGCGGATTGCTCGCGGCCGTGCCGGAAGAAAATGTCTCGGCGTGCCTCGCCGCCCTCAAGGCTGCGGGCTATGTCCGCTCGGAGCGGATCGGGCGCATCAGCGCGCGGAGCGACCGGCCCGGACCGATCGGGATCGTTCTCTAG
- a CDS encoding glutathione S-transferase family protein yields MLKILGRKNSSNVQNVIWACEEMSLTFAQEDIGGPFGRNKDPEYLALNPNGTVPTIVENGFSMWESNAIIRHLASRHGVGTLWPKDANDRAHADQWMDWQQTVVNAGMLPLFLQLIRVKPEERDANLIKTARDKAAAAFAILDKHVAKNSYVAGANFTMGDIPLGIAVYRWYTLPIERENYPALKGWYDRICERAAFRKNVMIGLT; encoded by the coding sequence ATGCTCAAGATTCTCGGACGCAAGAACTCTTCCAACGTGCAGAATGTGATTTGGGCGTGCGAGGAGATGAGCCTGACCTTCGCGCAGGAAGACATCGGCGGCCCGTTCGGTCGCAACAAGGATCCCGAATATCTGGCACTCAATCCCAACGGCACCGTTCCGACCATCGTTGAGAATGGGTTTTCCATGTGGGAATCGAACGCCATTATCCGCCATCTCGCCTCCCGGCACGGAGTCGGAACCCTGTGGCCGAAGGACGCAAACGATCGCGCCCATGCCGATCAATGGATGGATTGGCAGCAAACCGTGGTCAACGCGGGAATGCTGCCCCTGTTCCTCCAGCTCATCCGCGTCAAGCCCGAGGAACGCGACGCCAACCTGATCAAAACGGCGCGCGATAAGGCCGCCGCCGCGTTCGCGATCCTCGACAAGCACGTCGCCAAGAACAGCTACGTCGCCGGCGCGAACTTCACCATGGGCGATATTCCGCTCGGCATCGCCGTCTACCGCTGGTACACCCTGCCGATCGAACGGGAGAACTATCCCGCGCTCAAAGGATGGTACGATCGGATTTGCGAACGTGCGGCGTTCCGCAAGAACGTCATGATCGGCCTGACCTAG